AAGGAGAAGAAAGCAATCAAGTTATTTTTTAAAGAGGATTTGGTTAAGAGGATCGAGTCTTTAGGCCGAGATCAAGATTAGGAATCAGTAAGGCCATACGGAAGTATAAGTTATTCTTACATTCTCGTTTGGCCAACGAAATAGACCCCTAATTAGAGAGAGATAAAGAGAGGAAACGAGGCGGGTATAATGCAGGGGGTTGATAACTTAACCGTCCGTATATGTAGCGGAAATCAACAAAAGAAAAATGTTACTTCTACAAATCAAAAAGTTACTATAGAACTTACAAAACTTATGGCATTACTAGATCAACATCTTAAAGCTGCCGAACTCGAAAAGACGTGTAATTGGATCTTGGAGGAAAACCTATGGCTTGAAAATGAGCATAATCAACTTCAAGGATTCTATAACTATTCACGAGGAGATATTATTCGGACATTAGACTACGGAACAGTAAATATTGGAACAGAAATTAGATATCCTCATCCCTTTGTCGTCTTATATGATAATAAAGAAGATTGGGTGATAGGTGCTCCCATCACTCAAGCATCTTTTGATTCTAATGGAGATGTCGTTGTTCATGAACCCTTTGAGATTTATGTGCCTAAGCAATTTAGGCGGTCCAAGAATCCTAAGGAATTCTTCTTTACAAAAGATTCCGTTATCCAGGTTGATCAGATTCGAAGGGTAAGTAAATACCGTGCAGTAAAGAAGGTGAGCTTTAAACTTAGGACTGACCTGTTAAACCGAATTGATAATATTCTACTAGAGAATGTACTCCCACATAAATTCAGACTGTTTAATAAATTAGATCAGCTCACACAAGATCAGGCTAAGA
This DNA window, taken from Desulfosporosinus acidiphilus SJ4, encodes the following:
- a CDS encoding type II toxin-antitoxin system PemK/MazF family toxin produces the protein MQGVDNLTVRICSGNQQKKNVTSTNQKVTIELTKLMALLDQHLKAAELEKTCNWILEENLWLENEHNQLQGFYNYSRGDIIRTLDYGTVNIGTEIRYPHPFVVLYDNKEDWVIGAPITQASFDSNGDVVVHEPFEIYVPKQFRRSKNPKEFFFTKDSVIQVDQIRRVSKYRAVKKVSFKLRTDLLNRIDNILLENVLPHKFRLFNKLDQLTQDQAKKIAELEEKNLSLQNDMYKMTEELAILKEKLEKSSAKLA